The proteins below come from a single Arthrobacter sp. zg-Y1171 genomic window:
- a CDS encoding TetR/AcrR family transcriptional regulator, which yields MAVTAKSEQTRRLLIDTALRLFASQGYEKTTMRAVAQEANVSVGNAYYYFRSKDDLLHELYRSLQDEHRSLALPQIREGHNLGENLAVILSTGLTTMEPYHAFGVHFLRDAMSPNRREDDAVGRGKSIAMFRQAVSTARPQPPVAIRDDLPELLWLMHMGITFFWVYDRSPGQRRSHRLAANLAPLVAKLVILSRLPVVRNIMEDVVRLLRGVRGDG from the coding sequence TTGGCCGTCACCGCCAAGAGCGAACAGACGCGCCGGCTCCTCATCGACACCGCGCTGCGCCTCTTCGCCTCACAGGGCTACGAAAAGACCACCATGCGCGCTGTCGCACAGGAGGCAAACGTTTCGGTAGGCAACGCCTACTACTATTTCCGTTCCAAGGATGACCTCCTCCACGAGCTTTACCGGTCCCTCCAGGATGAACACCGCTCCCTTGCGCTGCCGCAGATCCGCGAGGGCCACAACCTGGGCGAAAACCTGGCGGTCATTCTGTCCACCGGCCTGACAACCATGGAGCCGTACCACGCCTTCGGCGTGCATTTCCTGCGCGACGCCATGTCACCGAACCGTCGGGAGGACGACGCCGTCGGGCGGGGGAAATCCATCGCGATGTTCCGGCAGGCGGTGTCGACCGCCCGGCCGCAGCCGCCCGTGGCTATCCGCGACGATCTGCCCGAACTGCTCTGGCTGATGCATATGGGGATCACCTTCTTCTGGGTGTATGACCGCTCCCCCGGACAGCGCAGGTCCCACCGGCTGGCCGCGAATCTGGCCCCGCTGGTGGCCAAACTCGTGATCCTGTCCCGGCTCCCGGTGGTCCGGAACATCATGGAGGACGTAGTCCGCCTGCTCCGAGGCGTCCGCGGGGACGGTTAG
- a CDS encoding queuosine precursor transporter: MNAQPRAAVKNAAAYASRGSSQYDLILTLMCVVIVISNIGASKGVQFSLPGGWDIVTDGGFFLFPLAYILGDVVSEVYGFKAARRAIFTGFAMALLAVVSFAVIIALPGFNDAYGLEKQAALEVALGPVWQIVLASLLGFLAGQLLNSMVLVRMKERFREKALTGRLMLSTGVGEFADTLIFCAIAAPVIGITDAGGFFNYVLFGFLYKTLIEYLFVPVTALVIRVIKKREPSYVEPLLEPVAA, from the coding sequence ATGAACGCACAGCCACGGGCAGCTGTGAAAAACGCTGCAGCCTACGCCTCCCGCGGGAGCTCCCAGTACGACCTGATCCTCACCCTGATGTGCGTGGTCATCGTCATTTCGAATATCGGCGCCTCCAAGGGCGTACAGTTTTCCCTCCCCGGCGGCTGGGACATTGTCACCGACGGCGGTTTCTTCCTCTTCCCGCTCGCGTACATTCTCGGCGACGTGGTGAGCGAGGTCTACGGTTTCAAAGCCGCCCGCCGCGCCATCTTCACCGGCTTTGCGATGGCACTTCTCGCCGTCGTCAGTTTTGCCGTGATCATTGCGCTGCCGGGGTTCAACGACGCCTACGGGCTGGAGAAGCAGGCTGCACTGGAAGTAGCTCTCGGTCCGGTCTGGCAGATTGTCCTGGCGAGCCTGCTGGGGTTCCTGGCCGGCCAGCTGCTGAACTCGATGGTGCTGGTGCGGATGAAGGAGCGGTTCCGTGAGAAGGCACTGACCGGACGGTTGATGCTATCCACCGGTGTAGGGGAGTTTGCGGACACCCTGATTTTCTGTGCCATTGCGGCTCCGGTCATCGGGATTACCGACGCCGGCGGGTTCTTCAACTACGTCCTGTTCGGCTTCCTCTACAAGACGCTCATTGAGTACCTTTTTGTGCCGGTCACGGCGTTGGTCATCCGGGTCATCAAGAAGCGCGAACCCAGCTACGTGGAGCCGCTGCTGGAGCCTGTCGCAGCGTAG
- the tgt gene encoding tRNA guanosine(34) transglycosylase Tgt, with translation MSSSAFSFTLGKRLRETAPAAAEQRVEANGGGFQGRTGTISTPHGEIATPAFIAVGTKATVKAVLPESVAELGAQAVLANAYHLYLQPGPDILDEAGGLGKFMNWSGPTFTDSGGFQVMSLGAGFKKVINMNADGTTHATGSDDDVAPGKERLAHIDDDGVWFKSHLNGDKHRFSPEISMQVQHKIGADIMFAFDELTTLMNSRGYQEMSLERTRLWALRCLAEHQRLTEERSDKPYQALFGVLQGAQYEDLRRKAARDLGAMDFDGFGLGGAFEKENLGTIVRWCTEELPENKPRHLLGISEPDDIFTAIENGADTFDCVSPTRVARNSAFYTPYGRKNLSNAKFKRDFGPLVEGCDCYTCTHYTRAYIQHLFKSNEMVSHTLISIHNERFTVKLVDDARLSIDDGTFFDFKAEVLGKYYSGK, from the coding sequence GTGTCTTCCTCAGCCTTTTCCTTCACCCTCGGTAAGCGCCTGCGCGAAACCGCCCCTGCAGCGGCCGAACAGCGAGTCGAGGCGAACGGCGGCGGCTTTCAGGGCCGCACCGGCACCATCTCCACGCCGCACGGCGAGATCGCCACTCCGGCGTTCATCGCGGTAGGTACCAAGGCCACGGTCAAGGCTGTGCTCCCCGAGTCGGTCGCGGAGCTCGGCGCCCAGGCCGTATTGGCGAATGCCTATCACCTGTATCTGCAGCCCGGCCCGGACATCCTCGATGAAGCCGGCGGTCTGGGAAAGTTCATGAACTGGTCCGGCCCCACCTTCACCGACTCGGGCGGATTCCAGGTGATGAGCCTGGGTGCGGGCTTCAAGAAGGTCATCAACATGAATGCCGACGGCACAACGCACGCCACCGGGTCGGACGACGACGTCGCGCCCGGCAAGGAACGCCTGGCACATATCGACGACGACGGCGTCTGGTTCAAGTCCCATCTGAACGGCGACAAGCATCGCTTCAGCCCGGAAATCTCTATGCAGGTGCAGCACAAAATCGGTGCCGACATCATGTTCGCCTTTGATGAGCTGACCACGCTCATGAATTCCCGCGGGTATCAGGAAATGTCGCTGGAACGCACCCGGCTTTGGGCCCTGCGGTGCCTTGCCGAGCACCAGCGGCTGACCGAGGAACGCTCCGACAAGCCCTACCAGGCCCTGTTCGGGGTGCTGCAGGGCGCGCAGTACGAAGACCTGCGGCGTAAGGCAGCCCGGGATCTCGGTGCCATGGACTTTGACGGCTTCGGACTGGGCGGGGCGTTCGAAAAGGAAAACCTCGGCACCATTGTCCGGTGGTGCACGGAGGAGCTTCCGGAGAATAAGCCCCGCCACCTGTTGGGGATTTCCGAGCCGGATGACATCTTCACCGCCATCGAAAACGGCGCCGACACCTTCGACTGCGTTTCTCCCACCCGGGTGGCCAGGAATTCGGCGTTCTACACGCCGTACGGCCGCAAGAACCTGTCAAATGCCAAGTTCAAGCGGGACTTCGGGCCGTTGGTGGAGGGCTGCGACTGCTATACCTGCACCCATTACACCCGCGCCTACATCCAGCACCTGTTCAAGTCCAACGAGATGGTCAGCCACACGCTGATTTCCATCCACAATGAACGCTTCACCGTGAAGCTCGTTGACGACGCCCGGCTGTCCATCGACGACGGCACGTTCTTCGATTTCAAGGCGGAGGTCCTGGGCAAGTACTACAGCGGTAAGTAG
- a CDS encoding FUSC family protein, with amino-acid sequence MFRIAPAHNDHHAAIRCAIGVGVPLLLLLFLGRIDLAIFATFGAFTGIYGRNEPHRQRLGHQGRAGTLMLAVILAAALCARLDLDDWGTVIGTTAVAGFGTIATGFWRLRPVGSLFHIFAFAAISSVPNHPPLWQGMLTAVLTVAFSILLGLSGMLVQKYRTEWKPPERLRFTPAQRRLIYIDGLQYAVAAVVAGSIATLLGIGHNYWAMVAATVPLIGATVRHRVHRGLQRILGTFGGLLLTALILLPGLEPWQMVLVIAACQFGAEMFIARQYALAQVVVTPLALVSTELAHPSNPMELLRDRGIETLIGAVVGMAVVVAVHVRQKQLQQKKRKSA; translated from the coding sequence ATGTTCAGGATCGCTCCGGCACACAACGACCACCACGCGGCCATCCGCTGCGCCATCGGAGTGGGCGTTCCGCTTCTCCTGCTGCTTTTCCTGGGGCGGATCGACCTGGCCATTTTCGCCACGTTCGGTGCCTTCACCGGGATCTACGGCCGGAACGAACCGCACCGCCAGCGACTGGGCCACCAGGGCCGCGCCGGGACACTTATGCTGGCCGTCATCCTGGCGGCAGCGCTGTGCGCCCGCCTGGACCTGGATGACTGGGGAACCGTCATCGGCACCACGGCAGTAGCCGGTTTCGGCACCATTGCCACGGGCTTTTGGCGGCTGCGCCCGGTCGGCTCCCTGTTCCATATCTTCGCCTTCGCCGCCATATCCTCCGTCCCGAACCATCCTCCGCTCTGGCAGGGGATGCTCACCGCAGTCCTCACGGTGGCCTTCTCCATCCTGCTGGGCCTGTCCGGGATGCTCGTGCAGAAGTACCGCACGGAATGGAAACCACCGGAACGCCTGCGCTTCACGCCGGCCCAGCGCCGCCTCATCTACATTGACGGGCTGCAGTATGCGGTGGCCGCAGTGGTGGCAGGATCCATCGCCACCCTGCTGGGCATCGGCCACAACTACTGGGCCATGGTCGCGGCGACCGTTCCACTGATCGGCGCGACAGTACGCCACCGGGTCCACCGCGGCCTGCAGCGCATCCTGGGCACGTTCGGCGGCCTATTGCTGACGGCACTGATCCTGCTTCCGGGCCTGGAGCCCTGGCAGATGGTCCTGGTCATTGCCGCTTGCCAGTTCGGGGCGGAGATGTTCATCGCCCGGCAATACGCACTGGCCCAGGTGGTGGTCACGCCGCTGGCGCTGGTCAGCACGGAGCTGGCCCACCCGAGCAACCCGATGGAGCTGCTGCGGGACCGCGGCATTGAAACGCTGATCGGCGCCGTCGTCGGCATGGCCGTGGTGGTGGCCGTCCATGTCCGGCAAAAGCAGCTGCAGCAAAAGAAGCGGAAGTCCGCCTAG
- a CDS encoding DUF6707 family protein — translation MSESLPETYAFRVNAELLAPGQILVPGEGAAEPLAPVAGTSVEADDFGVPALVLAKLDDGTSLRLAYGSAVRVQAPAPEGAPSDAVRQVPSEEDNAAEIIADAAAAHPENSAVQEIAARLDRGLNVKSGSHLQDVRDLAHILYIDLGDAENALRVCNVITGLPFDGNFGRWNWIQGALALAAHITHEAGDAESAAAYSHAVRAADTSETDPMKAKLAAELLQRQLNEPNLYDREIHRAAEAGKDASEREWRVLRLNALLYLRSHGGSQTLSDAELDRRIRTELIAVRG, via the coding sequence ATGTCTGAGAGCCTGCCGGAAACGTACGCGTTCCGGGTCAACGCGGAACTGCTTGCCCCCGGACAGATCCTTGTCCCGGGTGAGGGTGCTGCAGAACCACTGGCTCCGGTAGCCGGAACCAGTGTGGAGGCCGATGATTTCGGTGTTCCCGCGCTGGTGCTCGCTAAATTGGACGACGGAACTTCGCTCCGGCTGGCCTACGGATCCGCCGTCCGGGTACAGGCTCCGGCTCCCGAAGGTGCGCCGTCGGACGCTGTTCGACAGGTGCCTTCGGAGGAAGACAACGCGGCCGAAATCATTGCCGACGCCGCGGCCGCCCACCCGGAAAACTCAGCCGTACAGGAGATTGCAGCTCGCCTGGACCGTGGTTTGAACGTGAAATCCGGCAGCCACCTGCAGGATGTCCGAGATTTGGCCCACATTCTCTATATCGATCTCGGTGATGCTGAAAACGCCCTGAGGGTCTGCAACGTCATCACCGGGCTCCCCTTTGACGGGAACTTTGGCCGTTGGAACTGGATTCAGGGCGCTTTGGCCCTGGCGGCGCACATCACCCATGAGGCCGGCGACGCCGAGAGCGCGGCGGCGTACAGCCATGCCGTGCGTGCTGCGGACACGTCCGAGACCGACCCGATGAAGGCCAAGCTGGCTGCCGAGCTGCTGCAGCGCCAGCTGAACGAACCCAACCTGTACGACCGCGAAATCCACCGGGCTGCCGAGGCCGGAAAAGATGCCAGCGAACGGGAATGGCGGGTCCTGCGCCTGAACGCCCTGCTCTACCTGCGCTCCCACGGCGGTTCGCAGACGCTGTCCGACGCGGAGCTGGACCGGCGCATCCGCACCGAGCTGATTGCCGTGCGCGGCTAG
- a CDS encoding NUDIX hydrolase family protein translates to MNVRTPDPYPGWLSEEDLYEARQRLPMVYVEAVPVRCDPLGYVTEVGLLLQATPEGQMVRSFVSGRVLYRETIRGALLRNLEKDLGPMALPQLPPTLVPFAVAEYFPSPSQSGLTDERQHAVALAYLIPVTGECNPRQDALELSWLTPDEALSPAIYAEFSGGRGDLLRQALASAGWGR, encoded by the coding sequence ATGAACGTTCGTACTCCTGACCCGTATCCAGGCTGGCTCTCCGAGGAAGATCTCTACGAGGCCAGGCAGCGCCTGCCCATGGTTTACGTCGAGGCGGTGCCCGTGCGGTGCGACCCGCTGGGCTACGTCACCGAGGTTGGGCTGCTGCTGCAGGCGACGCCGGAAGGCCAGATGGTACGTTCCTTCGTTTCGGGCCGGGTGCTGTACCGCGAAACCATCCGCGGGGCCCTGCTGCGCAACCTGGAGAAGGATCTGGGGCCGATGGCGCTGCCGCAGCTGCCGCCCACCCTGGTGCCGTTCGCCGTCGCCGAGTATTTCCCCTCCCCTTCGCAGAGCGGGCTGACGGATGAACGCCAGCACGCCGTGGCGCTTGCCTATCTGATTCCGGTGACCGGTGAGTGCAATCCCCGCCAGGACGCACTGGAACTGTCCTGGCTGACTCCGGACGAAGCACTCAGCCCCGCGATCTACGCCGAGTTCTCCGGCGGACGCGGAGACCTGCTGCGCCAGGCACTGGCCTCGGCCGGCTGGGGCCGCTGA
- a CDS encoding YdeI family protein yields the protein MTRDLPELLLPDAGAWREWLEHNYGLSVGVRLVLGKKGGSVTRLTYREALQEALCFGWIDAQADRRDEQSYLQRFQPRGPRSNWSLRNVGYINRLEAEGRMHPAGRDAVLSAKVDGRWDAAYAGSATAEIPEDLRAAIAAVPAAQEMFDVLTSQNRFAMYIRLKGLKTQATRERWIADYVQMLSEHRAPYPQKRKPSPPSAVGQAPNA from the coding sequence ATGACACGGGACCTCCCGGAGCTTCTCCTGCCGGATGCCGGGGCCTGGCGGGAGTGGCTGGAGCACAATTACGGGTTATCCGTCGGCGTCCGCCTGGTGCTGGGGAAGAAGGGCGGAAGCGTCACCCGGTTGACGTATCGCGAGGCCCTTCAGGAAGCACTCTGTTTCGGCTGGATCGATGCGCAGGCTGACCGGCGCGACGAGCAAAGCTACCTGCAGCGGTTTCAGCCGCGCGGTCCGCGCAGTAACTGGTCGCTGCGGAACGTTGGCTACATCAACCGGCTGGAAGCGGAAGGCAGAATGCATCCGGCCGGACGGGACGCCGTTCTCAGCGCGAAGGTGGACGGCCGCTGGGATGCCGCCTACGCCGGATCGGCAACAGCGGAAATCCCGGAGGACCTTCGGGCGGCCATCGCCGCCGTTCCCGCAGCCCAGGAAATGTTCGACGTACTGACATCGCAGAACCGCTTCGCCATGTACATCCGGCTCAAAGGCCTCAAGACGCAGGCAACCCGCGAGCGCTGGATCGCGGACTATGTGCAGATGCTCAGCGAACACCGCGCGCCCTATCCGCAGAAACGGAAGCCGTCACCTCCGTCAGCGGTGGGGCAGGCGCCTAACGCCTAG
- a CDS encoding class II glutamine amidotransferase, with amino-acid sequence MCRLFGMHAGKDPVRATFWLLTAPDSLAQQSRKEADGFGIGTFAPDGSPVVDKAPIAAYQDVQYAQEARELESTTFLAHVRYASTGGDTDVNTHPFEQDNRLLAHNGVVEDLDKLDDRLRQLEMYHLVKGETDSERVFALITGAARVNGGDVSAAIASTLTWIAQNLRLYAVNIILTTATELWAVRYPDTHPLYVLQQGPGGPVGEKRSSRISVHSDQIREEKRPEVLVATEKMDANPNWRLLDSGEMLHVDSDLNVLRTFPLPQHPQHLITLADLDPAAAASQHPLKTG; translated from the coding sequence ATGTGCCGACTCTTTGGTATGCATGCCGGGAAGGATCCGGTCCGGGCAACGTTCTGGCTGCTCACGGCCCCGGACAGCCTGGCCCAGCAGAGCCGTAAGGAAGCGGACGGCTTCGGGATCGGAACGTTCGCCCCCGACGGCAGCCCGGTGGTCGACAAAGCGCCCATCGCTGCGTATCAGGATGTGCAGTACGCCCAGGAGGCCCGGGAACTGGAAAGCACCACCTTCCTGGCGCACGTGCGTTACGCCAGCACCGGCGGGGACACGGACGTCAACACGCACCCTTTTGAGCAGGACAACCGTCTCCTGGCCCACAACGGGGTGGTGGAGGACCTGGACAAGCTCGATGACCGGCTGCGCCAGCTGGAGATGTACCACCTGGTCAAGGGGGAGACGGACAGCGAGCGGGTCTTCGCCCTTATCACCGGCGCAGCGAGGGTGAACGGCGGAGACGTTTCGGCTGCAATTGCATCAACGCTGACCTGGATTGCGCAGAACCTGCGGCTGTACGCGGTGAACATCATCCTCACCACCGCCACGGAGCTGTGGGCCGTGCGCTACCCGGACACCCATCCGTTGTACGTCCTGCAGCAGGGGCCGGGCGGCCCGGTGGGGGAGAAGCGGAGCAGCCGGATCAGCGTCCACAGTGACCAGATACGCGAGGAGAAGCGGCCGGAAGTGCTGGTGGCCACCGAAAAGATGGATGCCAACCCGAATTGGCGGCTGCTGGACTCCGGCGAAATGCTGCATGTGGACAGCGACCTCAATGTCCTGCGCACGTTTCCGCTCCCGCAGCACCCGCAGCACCTGATCACGCTGGCGGATCTGGACCCGGCAGCGGCGGCGTCGCAGCACCCGCTCAAGACGGGTTGA
- a CDS encoding glycoside hydrolase family 76 protein: protein MLYEDSDDRAETAARTVSAAFGRSFAGLPGTHLAATSRPASRLQQLRQPWHYWWQAHYLDALIDAGLRERRTGTPFRGPEHPSAADLAPALVRTIGLRNRMHYTNRFYDDMAWLALAVGRLNSLSGARDRQRPYRKILSTLNTALESAHTPELGGGIYWNKDRNFKNTPATAPAALHFVRTGSRDRAQELVDWLNATVLDPETGLYLDGVKVVRGRPQLESTVFTYNQGPVLGALLELGGSANLTRAAELVRAVDTHLTDDGGTSRVLRTHGTGDGGLFTGILARYLAQAAVSPALPEPSRRTAAALVEATATALWEGRSKRADWILFSAKPLVPAAVSYPGGSAVGLSTQLQAWMVLEASARVQRAGADLT from the coding sequence ATGCTCTACGAGGATTCCGACGACCGCGCCGAGACCGCCGCGCGCACCGTGAGCGCCGCGTTTGGCCGTTCGTTTGCCGGGTTGCCCGGGACCCATCTGGCTGCCACCAGCCGCCCGGCCTCGCGGCTGCAGCAACTGCGCCAGCCTTGGCATTACTGGTGGCAGGCACACTACCTCGATGCCCTGATCGACGCCGGCCTGCGCGAACGCCGCACCGGCACGCCGTTCCGCGGGCCGGAGCATCCCTCGGCTGCGGACCTGGCGCCGGCGCTGGTGCGGACCATCGGACTGCGGAACCGGATGCACTACACCAACCGTTTCTACGACGACATGGCGTGGCTGGCCCTTGCCGTCGGCCGCCTGAACTCGTTGTCGGGAGCGCGGGACCGGCAGCGCCCCTACCGGAAAATCCTCTCCACCCTGAACACGGCACTGGAGTCCGCCCACACCCCGGAACTGGGCGGCGGCATCTACTGGAACAAGGACCGAAACTTCAAGAACACCCCGGCCACCGCTCCGGCTGCCCTGCATTTTGTCCGCACCGGGTCACGGGATCGGGCGCAGGAGCTGGTGGATTGGCTCAACGCCACCGTGCTGGATCCGGAAACCGGACTGTATCTGGACGGGGTCAAGGTGGTCCGGGGCCGTCCGCAGCTGGAGAGCACCGTGTTCACTTACAACCAGGGGCCTGTCCTGGGTGCCCTGCTCGAGCTCGGCGGCAGTGCCAACCTCACCCGCGCTGCGGAACTGGTGCGCGCCGTCGACACCCACCTGACCGACGACGGCGGCACCTCGCGCGTGCTGCGCACCCACGGCACCGGCGACGGCGGTCTTTTCACCGGCATCCTGGCGCGCTACCTGGCCCAGGCCGCCGTGTCCCCCGCCCTGCCGGAACCGTCCCGCCGGACGGCGGCCGCGCTGGTGGAAGCCACGGCGACGGCACTGTGGGAGGGCCGGAGCAAACGGGCGGACTGGATCCTCTTCTCCGCCAAGCCGCTGGTACCGGCCGCCGTATCCTACCCGGGCGGCTCCGCCGTCGGGCTTTCCACCCAGCTTCAGGCCTGGATGGTCCTCGAAGCGTCGGCACGGGTGCAGCGGGCCGGGGCGGACCTCACCTGA
- a CDS encoding SDR family NAD(P)-dependent oxidoreductase yields the protein MDIAGASAIVTGGASGLGRATARRLYDAGASVVLVDLPQSEGLAYAAELGDNARFVPGDVTNPEQMQAAVEAAMAAGPLRVAVNCAGIATPGKVLGRDGVLALEDFARVVSVNLIGTFNVTRLAAAAMAETDPVTANGTEERGVIINTASVAAFDGQIGQPAYSASKGGVAAMTLPLARELARHLIRVVTIAPGIFETPMMAGLPQAAQDSLAAQVPHPSRLGRATEYASLAAHIIENQMLNGETIRLDGAIRMGPR from the coding sequence ATGGACATCGCAGGCGCATCGGCCATAGTCACAGGGGGAGCGTCCGGACTCGGGCGGGCCACGGCGCGGAGGCTGTACGACGCCGGCGCCTCCGTGGTGTTGGTGGACCTGCCGCAGTCCGAGGGCCTTGCCTATGCAGCGGAACTCGGCGACAACGCCCGGTTCGTCCCCGGCGACGTCACCAACCCGGAACAGATGCAGGCCGCCGTCGAAGCAGCCATGGCTGCAGGACCGCTCCGGGTGGCCGTGAACTGCGCGGGTATCGCAACACCGGGCAAGGTGCTGGGCCGCGACGGTGTCCTTGCGCTGGAGGACTTTGCCCGCGTGGTCAGCGTGAACCTGATCGGCACCTTCAATGTCACCCGGCTCGCCGCCGCTGCCATGGCCGAAACCGATCCGGTCACCGCCAACGGGACCGAGGAACGCGGCGTCATCATCAACACCGCCTCCGTTGCCGCCTTTGACGGCCAGATCGGCCAGCCCGCCTACTCCGCCTCCAAGGGCGGCGTGGCCGCCATGACGCTCCCGCTGGCGCGTGAGCTGGCCCGGCACCTGATCCGGGTGGTCACCATCGCGCCGGGAATCTTCGAAACACCCATGATGGCGGGACTGCCGCAGGCCGCCCAGGATTCCCTGGCCGCACAGGTGCCGCACCCTTCGCGCCTGGGCCGGGCCACGGAATACGCCTCCCTGGCAGCCCACATCATTGAAAACCAGATGCTCAACGGCGAGACCATCCGCTTGGACGGCGCCATCCGGATGGGACCGCGCTGA
- a CDS encoding acyl-CoA dehydrogenase family protein, translated as MSSSAPLHQLPDADFYGFEDLLSDTEKAKLAELRRFLAEEVLPHAVDWWNEARFPSDLLPKLAQLELSTPVQQGYSPLFAGLVIAEMTRADTSLATFFMVHHDLFVEALHVFGSEEQKSRLLDDARALRITGAFALTEPEHGSDVAGGMSTTAVRDGDTWVLNGAKRWIGNGTFCDYMVLWAREPETGHTRGFLLDANLPGVTRTRIENKTALRTVQNADIVLTDVRVPAADLLAGVESFDDTKQLLQGSRIMVGWQAVGAQLAAFDVARAYAVERLQFGRPLAAFQLIQQQLVQILGNAVASTGMLARVTELEHGGYPVPGNEAPVAGTASGDMARAALAKSYASARMRESVALGRSILGGNGIVTDYRMAKIFADAEAIYTYEGTCEINTLIVGRDITGVSALR; from the coding sequence ATGAGCTCCTCCGCACCACTGCACCAACTGCCCGACGCCGACTTCTACGGTTTCGAAGACCTGCTCAGCGACACCGAGAAAGCCAAGCTTGCCGAACTTCGGCGCTTCCTCGCCGAGGAAGTGCTGCCGCACGCCGTGGACTGGTGGAACGAGGCGCGTTTCCCCTCCGACCTGCTGCCGAAGCTGGCACAGCTGGAACTTTCCACGCCTGTCCAGCAGGGCTACTCGCCGCTGTTCGCAGGCCTGGTGATCGCGGAAATGACGCGCGCCGACACCTCGCTCGCCACCTTCTTCATGGTCCACCATGACCTGTTTGTCGAAGCGCTGCATGTCTTTGGCTCCGAGGAGCAGAAGTCCCGGCTGCTCGACGACGCCCGTGCGCTGCGGATTACCGGTGCCTTCGCGCTGACCGAGCCGGAACACGGCTCCGATGTTGCCGGCGGCATGTCCACCACCGCGGTGCGCGACGGCGACACATGGGTGCTGAACGGTGCCAAACGCTGGATCGGCAACGGCACGTTCTGCGACTACATGGTCCTGTGGGCGCGGGAACCGGAAACCGGACACACCCGCGGTTTCCTGCTCGACGCGAACCTGCCCGGAGTAACCCGGACCCGGATCGAGAACAAGACCGCGCTGCGAACGGTGCAGAACGCGGACATTGTGCTGACTGACGTCCGGGTGCCCGCCGCTGACCTGCTCGCCGGCGTGGAGAGCTTCGACGACACCAAGCAGCTGCTGCAGGGATCCCGGATCATGGTCGGCTGGCAGGCGGTGGGAGCCCAGCTGGCCGCGTTCGACGTCGCCCGCGCGTACGCCGTCGAACGCCTGCAGTTCGGCCGCCCGCTGGCAGCCTTCCAGCTGATCCAGCAGCAGCTGGTGCAGATCCTCGGCAATGCGGTGGCCAGCACCGGAATGCTGGCCCGGGTTACCGAGCTCGAACACGGTGGCTACCCCGTACCCGGTAACGAAGCGCCCGTCGCCGGCACAGCCTCCGGGGATATGGCGAGGGCCGCGCTGGCGAAGTCCTACGCCAGTGCCAGGATGCGCGAAAGCGTGGCGCTGGGCCGCAGCATCCTCGGCGGCAACGGGATTGTCACCGACTACCGGATGGCCAAGATCTTCGCCGACGCCGAGGCCATCTACACGTATGAAGGCACCTGTGAGATCAACACGCTGATCGTCGGGCGGGACATCACCGGGGTGTCGGCCCTGCGTTAA
- a CDS encoding RluA family pseudouridine synthase, whose product MQSPLPVRNGVNATRLRLPGEGPWDTAMDYVLERFGHVDPDGIIERFERGEVVGLGGIPLTAATPLTEHTFIWYYRELPPEERIPVEIGILHQDEDLLVVDKPHFLPTTPGGMYVAESALVRLRVQLGIPDLIPMHRLDRMTAGVLLFSTNPETRGKYQTLFEKRRISKEYEAVAPVREDLELPRIVRSRMIKSRTYLLAQEVEGEPNAETRIELMETSGGLGRYRLLPHTGKTHQLRVHMASQGIGILNDSFYPELLPQAPDDYSRPLQLLARSVQFTDPLTRLPVEYRSRLSLDAFPGA is encoded by the coding sequence ATGCAGTCCCCGCTTCCCGTGCGCAACGGAGTCAACGCCACCCGCCTGCGCCTTCCCGGTGAAGGACCGTGGGACACCGCCATGGACTACGTGCTTGAACGGTTCGGCCATGTGGATCCGGACGGAATCATAGAGCGGTTCGAACGCGGTGAAGTAGTGGGCCTGGGCGGCATTCCGCTGACCGCGGCCACTCCCCTGACCGAGCACACCTTCATCTGGTACTACCGCGAGCTTCCGCCCGAAGAGCGGATCCCGGTGGAGATCGGCATCCTGCACCAGGATGAGGACCTGCTGGTGGTGGACAAGCCGCATTTCCTGCCGACGACGCCGGGCGGCATGTACGTGGCCGAGTCGGCCCTGGTGCGGCTGCGGGTCCAATTGGGGATTCCGGACCTGATTCCCATGCACCGCCTGGACCGCATGACCGCCGGCGTGCTGCTGTTCTCCACCAACCCCGAGACCCGGGGCAAGTACCAGACCCTCTTCGAGAAGCGCCGGATCAGCAAGGAGTACGAAGCGGTGGCTCCGGTCCGGGAGGACCTCGAGCTGCCGCGGATTGTCCGCAGCCGGATGATCAAATCCCGCACCTACCTGCTGGCCCAGGAAGTCGAGGGCGAACCCAATGCGGAGACCCGGATCGAGCTGATGGAGACCAGCGGCGGGCTGGGCCGGTACCGGCTGCTGCCGCATACGGGGAAGACCCATCAGCTGCGGGTGCACATGGCATCGCAGGGCATCGGCATCTTGAATGATTCGTTCTACCCGGAGCTGCTGCCCCAGGCGCCGGACGACTATTCCCGGCCGCTGCAGCTGCTGGCGCGGTCCGTGCAGTTCACCGATCCGCTGACCCGCCTGCCGGTGGAGTACCGCAGCCGGCTTTCCTTGGACGCTTTCCCCGGCGCCTAG